Proteins encoded within one genomic window of Candidatus Saccharibacteria bacterium:
- a CDS encoding type II secretion system F family protein: MQEFNYTAKDLATGQQVKGDISAENQTAAARLLNERNLYPISIKLKSTGSGFSLNRGTKVKAKEKVLFTRQLATLINAGLPITTAISTAAEQLSNQGFRDIIEKIEAMIQGGSSIAEAFAQYPKVFDNIFISMLSAGEASGTLDQSLDRLAKQLENQEQINSKVKGAMVYPMVVLVVIGGVLVFMLTAVLPQVATLYDDLGAELPALTQALQNLGVFMTDSWFFAILIFAGIILGIRAFIKSPLGHGIVDQLKVRMPVFKDLVYKMYMATFCRTLSSLIKSGVQILDALAITKQALTNKLLVDELDEVIVKVRGGVPMSQTLKEQEHFLPLVSQMTRIGEESGTLGEMLEKVANFYEEEVNQTVKNISTLIEPAMMVIMGVIVMGIIGAILYPIYSLVGQGFDSGV, from the coding sequence ATGCAAGAGTTCAATTATACAGCAAAAGATTTAGCAACCGGACAGCAAGTCAAGGGGGATATTTCGGCAGAAAATCAAACAGCAGCAGCAAGACTACTTAATGAGAGGAATCTTTATCCGATCAGTATCAAGTTGAAATCTACTGGTTCTGGATTTAGTCTAAATAGAGGAACAAAGGTTAAGGCCAAAGAGAAGGTTCTATTCACCAGACAATTAGCCACTCTAATCAATGCAGGATTACCAATCACTACAGCGATCTCAACTGCTGCCGAACAGCTAAGTAATCAAGGATTTAGAGACATCATTGAGAAGATTGAGGCAATGATCCAGGGGGGTAGTAGTATTGCTGAAGCTTTTGCTCAATACCCGAAAGTGTTTGATAATATCTTTATCAGTATGCTTAGCGCTGGTGAGGCTTCTGGTACCCTTGATCAATCACTTGATAGACTAGCCAAACAACTAGAAAATCAAGAACAAATTAATTCCAAGGTCAAGGGTGCGATGGTTTATCCGATGGTTGTTTTGGTGGTGATTGGTGGAGTTTTGGTCTTTATGCTAACAGCTGTTCTTCCCCAAGTGGCAACTCTCTATGATGATCTCGGGGCAGAATTACCAGCCTTGACTCAGGCACTTCAGAATCTAGGAGTATTTATGACTGATTCGTGGTTTTTTGCAATACTAATTTTTGCAGGTATTATTCTGGGGATTAGAGCATTTATCAAATCTCCACTCGGTCACGGTATAGTAGATCAGCTTAAGGTTCGAATGCCAGTATTCAAAGATCTAGTATACAAGATGTACATGGCAACTTTTTGTCGAACTTTGAGCTCACTCATCAAGAGTGGGGTTCAGATACTGGATGCTCTAGCAATTACCAAACAAGCCCTGACTAATAAACTTCTGGTTGATGAGCTTGATGAGGTGATTGTCAAGGTTCGAGGTGGTGTGCCAATGAGCCAAACCCTCAAAGAGCAAGAACACTTTTTGCCCTTGGTCAGCCAGATGACTAGAATTGGTGAAGAGTCAGGAACTCTTGGCGAAATGCTTGAAAAAGTAGCTAATTTCTATGAAGAAGAGGTCAACCAGACTGTCAAGAATATTTCGACTCTGATTGAACCTGCAATGATGGTAATCATGGGGGTGATTGTGATGGGTATTATTGGAGCAATCTTGTATCCGATTTATAGTTTAGTAGGTCAAGGATTTGATTCGGGAGTATAG